In Limnohabitans sp. TEGF004, the genomic window TCAGGGTGACTTCCGTGAGGAAGATGTCTTGGCTCAGCTGGAAGCGGCCTTGCAAGGCCGTATCGTGGATGTGGTGGTGTCAGACATGGCGCCCAACCTCACAGGCATTGAGTCGACCGACGCGACCCGCATTGCCCATTTGATTGAGCTCGCTGTGGACTTCGCGCAGAGACACCTCAAAGATGATGGTGCCTTGGTGGTCAAGCTGTTTCATGGCAGCGGCTACAGCGATTTGGTGACCCTTTTCAAAAGCACGTTTCGCGTGGTCAAGCCCATCAAGCCCAAGGCCAGTCGTGACAAATCAAGTGAAACCTTTTTGGTGGGTATGGGTGTGAAAAGTCGCGTTTCAGCAAATCCTTGATTTTTCTAAGGCTGCTTGCGGTGAATAAAGCCGCCCCAAGCGCTTGAAACGCCTAAAATCAGGCCCATCTCAGTACATCTCGTACTCTTTTTATTTCGGAGCCCACATTGAACAATCAATGGTTCTCAAAAGTCGCTGTTTGGTTGGTCATCGCTTTGGTGATGTTCACCGTCTTCAAACAGTTTGAAACACGCCCAGGCGCAGGCTCTGGTTACCTTGGCTATTCGGACTTCCTCGAAGAAGTTCGCGCCAAGCGCATCAAAACCGCCACCATCCAAGAAGGTCAGGGCGGCACAGAAATTACGGCGGTCACCAATGACGAGCGCAAGATTCGCACAACGGCCACTTACCTCGACCGCGGTTTGGTGGGCGACCTCATCGCCAATGGCGTGAAGTTTGACGTCAAGCCTCGCGAAGAGGGCTCACTCCTCATGACACTGTTGGTCAGCTGGGGCCCCATGCTGCTGTTGATTGGTGTGTGGGTGTACTTCATGCGCCAAATGCAAGGCGGCGGCAAGGGTGGGGCGTTCAGCTTCGGCAAGAGCAAAGCCCGCATGCTGGATGAGAACAACAACCAAGTGACGTTTGCTGACGTGGCAGGTTGCGACGAAGCCAAAGAAGAAGTCAAAGAAGTGGTGGACTTTTTGAAAGACCCACAACGCTTCCAAAAACTGGGTGGTCGTATCCCACGCGGTTTGTTGTTGGTGGGCCCTCCCGGTACTGGTAAAACATTGTTGGCCAAAGGCATTGCGGGCGAAGCCAAAGTGCCGTTCTTCAGCATCTCAGGTTCTGACTTCGTTGAAATGTTTGTGGGCGTGGGCGCAGCCCGTGTGCGCGACATGTTTGAGAACGCCAAAAAGAATGCACCTTGCATCATCTTCATTGACGAGATTGATGCTGTGGGTCGCCAACGTGGCGCCGGTGTGGGCGGTGGTAACGACGAACGCGAACAAACCTTGAACCAAATGCTGGTCGAGATGGATGGTTTTGAAACCAACCTCGGCGTCATCGTGGTGGCTGCCACCAACCGTCCCGACATTTTGGATGCCGCGCTGTTGCGCCCCGGTCGTTTTGACCGTCAGGTGTATGTGACCTTGCCGGACATCCGTGGCCGCGAACAAATCTTGAACGTGCACATGCGCAAAGTGCCAATTGGCCAAGACGTCAATGCCAGCGTGATTGCACGTGGCACACCTGGTATGAGTGGTGCTGATTTGGCCAACTTGTGTAACGAAGCTGCCTTGATGGCCGCACGTCGCAACGCACGCGTGGTCGAGATGCAAGACTTTGAAAAGGCCAAAGACAAAATCTTGATGGGCCCTGAGCGCAAGAGCATGGTCATGCCAGAAGAAGAGCGCCGCAACACGGCGTATCACGAAGCTGGTCACGCCTTGATTGGCAAGTTGTTGCCCAAGTGTGACCCCGTGCACAAAGTGACCATCATTCCCCGTGGCCGTGCTTTGGGCGTGACCATGAGCTTGCCTGAGAAAGACCGCTACAGCTACGACAAAGAATACATGTTGAACCAAATCAGCATGCTGTTCGGTGGTCGTATTGCCGAAGAAGTCTTCATGAACCAAATGACGACTGGCGCGAGCAACGACTTTGAGCGCGCAACCTCCATTGCACGCGACATGGTCACGCGCTACGGTATGACCGATGCTTTGGGCCCTATGGTCTATGCAGAGAACGAAGGCGAAGTGTTCTTGGGCCGCTCGGTCACCAAGACCACCAGCATGTCTGAAGCCACCATGCAAAAGGTGGATGTGGAAGTGCGCCGCATCATTGATGAGCAATACAACTTGGCCCGTCGTTTGATTGAATTCAACAGCGACAAGATGCACGCCATGGCCAAAGCTTTGCTCGAATGGGAAACCATCGACAAAGAGCAAATTGACGACATCATGGAAGGCCGCCCACCACGTCCACCAAAAGACTGGACACCACGCACCCCTTCGGGCGGTGACAGCGGCGGCACCCCAGCGGTGCAAGCAGACCCAGCGCCCAGCGCGGCTTAAGCGATTGGGTTGAACCAAGAACGGGGCGCAAGCCCCGTTTTTCATGGAGCACTTATGTTTTGGCAAACCACACGTTTTCGCATTGACCTGAGCCAGCCGCAGGTGATGGGCATTGTCAATGTCACGCCCGACTCTTTCTCTGACGGTGGTCAGCATGCCAACACGCGTGCTGCTTTGGCGCATTGCGAACAGTTACTCAAAGAAGGTGCAAACATCTTGGACATTGGTGGTGAGTCCACCCGTCCTGGCGCGCCTGCGGTGTCACTCGACGATGAGTTAGCGCGTGTGTTGCCCGTGGTGCGCGAAGCCGTGCGCTTGAATGTGCCCATCTCTGTCGACACCTACAAGGCTGAGGTGATGCAAGCTGTGCTGGATGCAGGCGCCGACATCATCAACGATGTGTGGGCTTTGCGTCAGGTCGGCGCGCAGCAAGTGGTGGCTGCGCATGCCCAATGTGGTGTGTGCCTGATGCATATGCATGGCGAGCCACAAACCATGCAAGCCTTGCCCATGCACGGCAGCTCTATTCAGCCGGTGGCTGAGTTTTTGAAAGCCCACGCACAAGGGTTACAAGCCTTGGGCGTCGCACACGAGCGCATTGCCTTAGACCCAGGTGTAGGCTTTGGCAAAACCGTGGCGCAAAACTTTGAACTGCTTGCGCATCAAGACCAATTGTTGGTCTTGGGCTATCCCTTATTGGTCGGCTGGTCGCGTAAGTCATCCATCGGTGCAGTGACAGGCTGTGAGGTGGGGGAGCGTATGGTGCCTAGCGTGGCGGCGGCTCTGCTGGCTGTTGAGCGTGGCGCGCGTATTGTGCGTGTGCACGATGTGGCGCCAACTGTGCAGGCACTCAAGGTTTGGCAAGTCGCGCAAGTTTGAGACAATGCATTCAAATCGATCGCAAACAAAAATAACATCCAAGGCAAACACAATGACACGCAAATATTTCGGCACAGATGGCATTCGCGGCACGGTGGGCCAAGCGCCTATCACCCCTGACTTTGTCTTGCGTTTGGCTCATGCCGTGGGTCGTGTGCTCAAGCAAACCGAAGCACACCCTACGGTGTTGATTGGCAAAGATACCCGTATCTCTGGCTACATGTTGGAGTCAGCTCTAGAGTCTGGTTTCAACTCAGCAGGCGTCAATGTGGTGTTACTCGGCCCCTTGCCAACCCCCGGTGTGGCCTACCTCACACGCGCCCAACGTGCGAGCCTAGGTGTGGTCATCAGTGCCAGCCACAACCCGTTTGCCGACAACGGCATCAAGTTCTTCAGTGCCAATGGCAACAAACTCAGCGATGCATGGGAGCTGGCAGTAGAAGCTGCGTTGGAAGAAGCGCCTGTGTGGGTGGATTCGGCCAACCTCGGCAAGACCAAACGCTTGGACGATGCGGCGGGTCGTTACATTGAATTTTGTAAGAGCACTTTTTCAAACGACCTCACGCTCAAAGGTTTGAAGGTGGTGGTGGATGCGGCGCACGGTGCGGCGTATCACATCGCACCCAAGGTGTTCCACGAGCTGGGTGCCGATGTGATTGCGATTGGCTGCAGCCCCGATGGTTTGAACATCAACCATGAAGTCGGTGCCACGCATCCGGATGCTTTGGTGCGTGCCGTGAAAGCCAACCATGCCGACTTTGGCATTGCGCTGGATGGCGATGCCGACCGCTTGCAAATGGTGGATGCCCAAGGCCGCTTGTACAACGGCGATGAGTTGTTGTATTTGATGGCAGACGACCGCTTGGCCAATGACGAAGTGGTGCCCGGCGTGGTGGGTACCCTCATGACCAACATGGCCGTGGAAGTGGCCTTGAAAAAACGTGGTGTGCAGTTTGTGCGTGCCAAGGTGGGTGACCGCTATGTGCTGGAAGAACTGGCCAAACACCAATGGATTTTGGGTGGCGAAGGCTCAGGCCATTTGTTAGCGCTGGACAAACACACCACGGGTGACGGTTTGGTGAGCGCTTTGCAAATTTTGCAAACCTGCGTGCGCAGCGGCAAGGCCATGGCTGAGTTACTCAAAGATGTGACGCTGTTTCCGCAAACCCTCATCAACGTGCGTTTGCGTCCCGGTCAAGACTGGCAGTCGAATGCACGCATGAAAGAGGAAGTGCAAAAGGCTGAGGCCGAATTGGGCGATTCCGGTCGTGTGCTGATTCGCGCCAGTGGTACTGAGCCGCTGGTGCGTGTGATGGTAGAGGCCCGTGATGAAGCGCAAGCCAACGCATGTGCCAAGCGCATTGCCGACACCTTGTCGGTTTAAGGCTGCGGCAAAAGATTCTGACCTGTGTGTGTGCTTTGTGTCGGGCGGTAGGCCGCTCGCCACAACACAGGCAATAAAACAGCCGTGGTGACATACAGCGCCAAACTGCCCGTTTGCCAAAACGCAATGGGTGACTGCGGTGTGAGCCAACCCATGAGCCAGCTCAAACCCGACGCATCAAAGCCCACGTCGTAAGCCACCACATAACCTCCCGCAAGCCCCAAGCCCCATAGCAAGACGGTGTAAGTGATGAGTGGCAGGACGGTAATGCCATAGCAGCGCAGCGTGAACACGCAAAACACTTGCACGGCATCGGCCACGTGGTACAGCATCAACCACAGCAACAAGGTGGCAGACAGCGCGGCGACCTCGGGAGACTGGGTGTAAAACGCAGCAATGGCTTGGTGTTGCCAACCCATCAAACCCGCCAAACTTAGGCTGAGCAATAGCACC contains:
- the ftsH gene encoding ATP-dependent zinc metalloprotease FtsH — its product is MNNQWFSKVAVWLVIALVMFTVFKQFETRPGAGSGYLGYSDFLEEVRAKRIKTATIQEGQGGTEITAVTNDERKIRTTATYLDRGLVGDLIANGVKFDVKPREEGSLLMTLLVSWGPMLLLIGVWVYFMRQMQGGGKGGAFSFGKSKARMLDENNNQVTFADVAGCDEAKEEVKEVVDFLKDPQRFQKLGGRIPRGLLLVGPPGTGKTLLAKGIAGEAKVPFFSISGSDFVEMFVGVGAARVRDMFENAKKNAPCIIFIDEIDAVGRQRGAGVGGGNDEREQTLNQMLVEMDGFETNLGVIVVAATNRPDILDAALLRPGRFDRQVYVTLPDIRGREQILNVHMRKVPIGQDVNASVIARGTPGMSGADLANLCNEAALMAARRNARVVEMQDFEKAKDKILMGPERKSMVMPEEERRNTAYHEAGHALIGKLLPKCDPVHKVTIIPRGRALGVTMSLPEKDRYSYDKEYMLNQISMLFGGRIAEEVFMNQMTTGASNDFERATSIARDMVTRYGMTDALGPMVYAENEGEVFLGRSVTKTTSMSEATMQKVDVEVRRIIDEQYNLARRLIEFNSDKMHAMAKALLEWETIDKEQIDDIMEGRPPRPPKDWTPRTPSGGDSGGTPAVQADPAPSAA
- the folP gene encoding dihydropteroate synthase is translated as MFWQTTRFRIDLSQPQVMGIVNVTPDSFSDGGQHANTRAALAHCEQLLKEGANILDIGGESTRPGAPAVSLDDELARVLPVVREAVRLNVPISVDTYKAEVMQAVLDAGADIINDVWALRQVGAQQVVAAHAQCGVCLMHMHGEPQTMQALPMHGSSIQPVAEFLKAHAQGLQALGVAHERIALDPGVGFGKTVAQNFELLAHQDQLLVLGYPLLVGWSRKSSIGAVTGCEVGERMVPSVAAALLAVERGARIVRVHDVAPTVQALKVWQVAQV
- a CDS encoding RlmE family RNA methyltransferase, whose translation is MKAKTKSKKVNKTWLNDHVNDTYVKLAQKEGYRARAAYKLKEIDEQLSLVKPGNVVVDLGCAPGAWCQYLRRRMSPTGAATGTLNGSIIGLDILPMEPVEDVTFIQGDFREEDVLAQLEAALQGRIVDVVVSDMAPNLTGIESTDATRIAHLIELAVDFAQRHLKDDGALVVKLFHGSGYSDLVTLFKSTFRVVKPIKPKASRDKSSETFLVGMGVKSRVSANP
- the glmM gene encoding phosphoglucosamine mutase, translating into MTRKYFGTDGIRGTVGQAPITPDFVLRLAHAVGRVLKQTEAHPTVLIGKDTRISGYMLESALESGFNSAGVNVVLLGPLPTPGVAYLTRAQRASLGVVISASHNPFADNGIKFFSANGNKLSDAWELAVEAALEEAPVWVDSANLGKTKRLDDAAGRYIEFCKSTFSNDLTLKGLKVVVDAAHGAAYHIAPKVFHELGADVIAIGCSPDGLNINHEVGATHPDALVRAVKANHADFGIALDGDADRLQMVDAQGRLYNGDELLYLMADDRLANDEVVPGVVGTLMTNMAVEVALKKRGVQFVRAKVGDRYVLEELAKHQWILGGEGSGHLLALDKHTTGDGLVSALQILQTCVRSGKAMAELLKDVTLFPQTLINVRLRPGQDWQSNARMKEEVQKAEAELGDSGRVLIRASGTEPLVRVMVEARDEAQANACAKRIADTLSV